A window of the Pseudomonas gozinkensis genome harbors these coding sequences:
- a CDS encoding PvdJ/PvdD/PvdP-like protein has protein sequence MRISRRWFMAGLALTGAAVPAAYFGHREWTKPDPTITPGEASFDVADVAGQRLANALRGVWKIRFVGRDAGLDGLPAQGLEVFIDIGQKGRGVCGFLDTPERLRSADTPRYRILGDLAGAEASKLSWRLLGTGGSVDYELNMILDEVWADFGNAGSGTLSGSVQRLDRALALPAQDHRFIAVKCLFPEARQRTPLNAPLLAWLVSPEHRLFHQVWHATRDKWHTLSEDKRNAIRGLGWQPGPRDQERDARGKRKDRNGSGIDFFFMHRHMLGTARSLQDLPSWEFFPLPQPELVRDRPGFARYFDNHDGTALPPTWLADGDDEFSQWVSDIKTAETYQSNFEVWESQYRDPQYLSKMTLGQFGSEVELGLHDWLHMRWASVPRDPSNGQPVPLARDLDDFAARWFAPENDFLGDPFSSHVNPVFWHFHGWIDDRVEDWFRAHERFHPGQVTRLEVNGVKWFAPGRWVEVADPWLGPTTHGCSTTPGLQVGKSVEMDPETMKLALRIVFGSDEKKLEGLFRRVPKRPWYARNLKAKTNAV, from the coding sequence ATGAGGATTTCTCGACGATGGTTCATGGCAGGCCTGGCGCTGACCGGCGCTGCCGTACCTGCAGCTTATTTCGGGCATCGCGAATGGACGAAGCCCGACCCGACGATCACCCCCGGTGAGGCGTCTTTCGATGTCGCGGACGTGGCCGGGCAACGCCTGGCGAATGCGCTGCGCGGGGTCTGGAAGATCCGCTTCGTCGGGCGTGATGCAGGCCTGGACGGCTTGCCGGCCCAGGGCCTGGAAGTGTTCATCGACATCGGTCAGAAAGGCCGGGGCGTGTGCGGTTTTCTCGACACGCCGGAGCGTCTGCGCTCTGCCGACACACCTCGTTACCGAATACTCGGCGATCTTGCCGGGGCCGAGGCTTCGAAGCTCAGCTGGCGCCTGCTGGGCACCGGCGGCAGCGTCGACTACGAACTGAACATGATCCTCGACGAGGTCTGGGCGGATTTCGGCAACGCCGGCAGCGGCACCCTCAGCGGCAGTGTCCAGCGCCTCGATCGCGCGCTGGCCTTGCCGGCGCAGGATCACCGCTTCATCGCGGTCAAATGCCTGTTCCCCGAAGCCCGTCAGCGCACACCGCTGAATGCGCCTTTGCTGGCCTGGCTGGTGTCGCCCGAGCATCGACTGTTCCACCAGGTGTGGCACGCGACGCGAGACAAATGGCACACCCTGTCCGAGGATAAGCGCAACGCCATACGCGGCCTCGGCTGGCAGCCCGGCCCTCGGGATCAGGAGCGTGACGCCCGGGGCAAGCGCAAGGATCGCAACGGTTCAGGGATCGATTTCTTTTTCATGCACCGGCACATGCTCGGGACGGCGCGTTCGCTGCAGGATCTGCCGTCGTGGGAGTTCTTTCCGCTGCCGCAACCGGAACTGGTGCGCGACCGTCCGGGTTTTGCCCGCTATTTCGACAACCACGACGGCACCGCGCTGCCGCCGACCTGGCTGGCCGATGGCGACGATGAATTCAGCCAGTGGGTCAGCGACATCAAGACCGCCGAGACCTATCAGAGCAACTTCGAAGTCTGGGAGTCGCAGTACCGCGATCCGCAGTATCTGTCGAAGATGACCCTCGGCCAGTTCGGTTCCGAAGTCGAACTGGGCCTGCACGACTGGCTGCACATGCGCTGGGCTTCGGTGCCGCGCGATCCGTCCAACGGTCAGCCGGTGCCGCTGGCCCGGGATCTGGACGATTTCGCCGCGCGCTGGTTCGCCCCGGAAAACGACTTCCTCGGCGATCCGTTTTCATCTCATGTGAACCCGGTGTTCTGGCATTTCCACGGCTGGATCGATGACCGCGTGGAAGACTGGTTCCGCGCCCATGAGCGTTTCCATCCGGGCCAGGTCACGCGGCTTGAAGTCAATGGTGTGAAATGGTTTGCGCCTGGGCGCTGGGTCGAAGTCGCGGATCCGTGGCTCGGCCCGACCACCCACGGTTGCAGCACCACGCCGGGGTTGCAGGTCGGCAAGTCGGTGGAGATGGACCCGGAAACCATGAAGCTGGCGCTGCGAATCGTGTTCGGTTCGGATGAGAAGAAGCTGGAAGGATTGTTCCGGCGGGTGCCGAAGCGGCCGTGGTACGCGCGCAATCTGAAAGCCAAAACCAACGCGGTCTGA
- a CDS encoding efflux transporter outer membrane subunit has protein sequence MKSRLSLLTVCLMLSACGSPVQRPDSGLQPPSTWQSPQSASVARIDPQWWKQFGSPELDRLIEQARLGSFDLAAAMARVRQAQAGTVIAGGSQLPEVKAGANANRQKLLRGNGYSQLDADNSNKAVDYFDASLTATYEIDFWGGKRASRDSAQFALQASEFDRATVELTLLSGVANTYAQALSLREQSRIAELNLANAQNVLKLVQTRFDSGSATALELAQQKSLVAAQQRQLPLVQQQARDALISLAALLGRPVQDLQTGAEPFDRLQWPTIAAGVPSDLLSHRPDIARAEAQLAAAEADVKVARAAMLPSVTLSAQLGSGANQFDDIIRSPFYNLTAGLLAPVFNNGRLSAERDKARARQEELLETYRAAIINGFADVEKALNSIRGLDAQRQWQSEELNQAQTAFDIAQSRYEAGAEDLLTVLETQRTLYAAQDLNVQLRLSRLQASIGLYKALGGGWQAL, from the coding sequence ATGAAATCGCGCCTCAGCCTGTTGACCGTGTGCCTGATGCTCAGCGCCTGCGGCAGTCCCGTCCAGCGTCCCGACAGCGGCTTGCAGCCACCGTCGACCTGGCAATCGCCCCAAAGCGCCAGCGTCGCCCGCATCGATCCGCAATGGTGGAAGCAGTTCGGCAGCCCCGAGCTCGACCGCCTGATCGAACAGGCCCGCCTCGGCAGTTTCGACCTCGCGGCCGCCATGGCGCGGGTGCGCCAGGCCCAGGCTGGCACCGTGATTGCCGGTGGCTCGCAGTTACCTGAAGTGAAAGCCGGGGCCAATGCCAATCGGCAGAAATTGCTGCGCGGCAACGGCTACAGCCAGCTCGACGCCGACAACAGCAACAAGGCGGTGGACTATTTCGACGCCAGCCTGACCGCCACTTACGAGATCGACTTCTGGGGCGGCAAACGTGCCTCCCGCGACAGTGCACAGTTTGCCCTGCAAGCCAGCGAGTTCGATCGGGCGACCGTGGAACTGACCTTGCTCAGCGGCGTGGCCAACACCTATGCGCAGGCCTTGTCCCTGCGCGAGCAAAGTCGCATCGCCGAACTGAACCTGGCGAACGCGCAGAATGTGTTGAAACTGGTGCAGACCCGCTTCGATTCAGGCTCGGCCACCGCGCTGGAACTGGCCCAGCAGAAAAGCCTGGTGGCCGCGCAGCAACGGCAATTGCCGCTGGTGCAACAACAGGCCCGGGACGCTTTGATCAGCCTCGCCGCCCTGCTCGGCCGACCAGTGCAGGACCTGCAAACCGGCGCGGAGCCGTTCGACCGACTGCAATGGCCGACCATCGCCGCCGGTGTGCCCAGCGACCTGCTCAGCCACCGTCCGGACATCGCCCGCGCCGAGGCGCAACTGGCGGCGGCCGAAGCCGACGTCAAGGTCGCCCGCGCCGCCATGCTGCCGAGCGTGACCCTGTCTGCCCAGCTCGGCTCCGGCGCCAACCAGTTCGACGACATCATCCGCAGCCCCTTCTACAACCTCACCGCCGGACTGCTCGCACCCGTTTTCAACAACGGGCGGTTGAGCGCCGAGCGCGACAAGGCCAGGGCCCGTCAGGAAGAACTGCTGGAAACCTATCGCGCCGCCATCATCAATGGTTTCGCCGACGTCGAAAAAGCGCTGAACAGCATTCGCGGGCTCGACGCGCAGCGGCAGTGGCAAAGTGAAGAGTTGAATCAGGCGCAGACTGCGTTCGACATCGCCCAGAGCCGCTATGAGGCCGGCGCCGAGGATTTGCTGACGGTACTGGAAACCCAGCGCACGCTGTACGCGGCGCAGGATCTGAATGTGCAACTGCGCCTGTCGCGACTGCAGGCGAGTATCGGGTTGTACAAGGCACTGGGCGGTGGGTGGCAGGCGCTGTAA
- a CDS encoding MacB family efflux pump subunit: protein MQTPLIDLQEIRKSYGGGDAPEVHVLRGIDLSIHAGEFVAIVGASGSGKSTLMNILGCLDRPTTGEYRFAGENVAGLDTDELAWLRREAFGFVFQGYHLIPSGSAQENVEMPAIYAGTPAAERHARAAALLDRLGLASRTGNRPHQLSGGQQQRVSIARALMNGGHIILADEPTGALDSHSGKEVMALLDELASQGHVVILITHDREVAARAKRIIEISDGLIVSDSARHNPEAQTSANPGALQAVDLRKRLSEGAEATGAWKGELIDALHAAWRVMWINRFRTALTLLGIIIGVASVVVMLAVGEGSKRQVMAQMGAFGSNIIYLSGSSPNPRTPQGIVTLDDVAALASLPQVMRIMPVNGAEAGVRFGNADYLSYVGGNDTNFPAIFNWPVVQGSYFTEADERNAAAVAVIGHKVRTKLLKDVANPIGQYILIENVPFQVVGVLAEKGASSGDSDSDNRIAVPYSAASVRLFGTRNPEYVAIAAADARKVKEAEHAIEQLMLRLHNGKKDFELTNNAAMIQAEARTQNTLSLMLGSIAAISLLVGGIGVMNIMLMTVRERTREIGIRMATGARQRDILRQFLTEAVMLSVVGGIAGIALALIVGGVLILSEVAVAFSLMAVLGAFGCALVTGVVFGFMPARKAARLDPVTALTSE from the coding sequence ATGCAAACGCCTCTGATCGATCTGCAGGAGATCCGCAAATCCTACGGCGGCGGCGACGCACCCGAGGTTCACGTCCTGCGCGGAATCGACCTGTCGATCCACGCCGGCGAGTTCGTGGCGATTGTCGGCGCCTCTGGCTCCGGCAAATCGACACTGATGAACATCCTCGGCTGCCTCGACCGGCCGACCACCGGCGAATACCGCTTCGCCGGGGAAAACGTTGCCGGACTGGACACCGACGAACTGGCCTGGCTGCGCCGCGAAGCCTTTGGTTTCGTGTTCCAGGGTTATCACCTGATTCCGTCCGGCTCGGCCCAGGAAAACGTCGAGATGCCGGCGATCTACGCCGGCACACCTGCCGCCGAGCGTCATGCCCGCGCCGCTGCCCTGCTTGACCGGCTGGGCCTGGCCTCGCGCACCGGCAACCGTCCGCATCAGCTCTCCGGCGGCCAGCAACAACGGGTGTCGATTGCCCGGGCACTGATGAACGGCGGGCACATCATTCTCGCCGACGAACCCACCGGCGCCCTCGACAGTCACAGCGGCAAGGAAGTCATGGCGTTGCTCGACGAACTGGCGAGCCAGGGCCACGTGGTGATTCTCATCACCCACGACCGCGAAGTGGCCGCGCGAGCCAAACGCATCATCGAAATCAGCGACGGCCTGATTGTCAGCGACAGCGCCCGCCACAACCCCGAGGCCCAGACCAGCGCCAACCCCGGCGCCTTGCAGGCCGTGGATCTGCGCAAACGCCTGAGCGAAGGCGCCGAAGCCACAGGCGCCTGGAAAGGCGAACTGATCGACGCGCTGCACGCCGCCTGGCGAGTGATGTGGATCAACCGCTTCCGCACCGCGTTGACCCTGTTGGGGATCATCATCGGCGTGGCGTCGGTGGTGGTCATGCTCGCGGTCGGCGAAGGCAGCAAGCGCCAGGTCATGGCGCAAATGGGCGCGTTCGGCTCGAACATCATTTACCTCAGCGGCTCGTCACCCAACCCGCGCACACCGCAAGGCATCGTCACCCTCGATGACGTGGCGGCACTGGCCAGCCTGCCGCAGGTCATGCGGATCATGCCGGTCAACGGCGCCGAGGCCGGCGTGCGGTTCGGCAACGCCGACTACCTGAGTTACGTCGGCGGCAACGACACCAACTTCCCGGCGATCTTCAACTGGCCCGTGGTGCAGGGCAGTTACTTCACCGAGGCCGATGAACGCAATGCCGCAGCGGTCGCGGTGATCGGCCACAAGGTCCGCACCAAATTACTCAAGGATGTCGCCAACCCCATCGGCCAATACATCCTGATCGAGAACGTGCCCTTCCAGGTGGTCGGCGTGCTCGCGGAAAAAGGCGCCAGCTCCGGCGACTCCGACAGCGACAACCGCATCGCCGTGCCCTACTCCGCCGCCAGCGTCCGCCTGTTCGGCACGCGCAATCCGGAGTACGTGGCGATCGCCGCCGCCGATGCGCGCAAGGTCAAGGAAGCCGAACACGCCATCGAGCAACTGATGCTGCGCCTGCACAACGGCAAGAAGGATTTCGAGCTGACCAACAACGCCGCGATGATCCAGGCCGAAGCCCGCACGCAAAACACCCTGTCGCTGATGCTCGGTTCGATTGCCGCGATTTCGCTGCTGGTGGGTGGCATCGGCGTGATGAACATCATGCTGATGACCGTGCGCGAGCGCACCCGCGAGATCGGCATTCGCATGGCTACCGGCGCCCGTCAGCGCGATATCCTGCGCCAGTTCCTCACCGAAGCGGTGATGTTGTCGGTGGTCGGCGGGATCGCCGGCATCGCCCTGGCGCTGATCGTCGGCGGCGTGCTGATCCTCAGCGAAGTCGCCGTGGCGTTTTCCTTGATGGCGGTGCTCGGTGCCTTTGGCTGCGCCCTTGTGACCGGTGTTGTCTTCGGCTTCATGCCGGCCCGCAAAGCCGCCCGACTCGACCCGGTGACGGCCCTTACCAGTGAATGA
- a CDS encoding efflux RND transporter periplasmic adaptor subunit, whose amino-acid sequence MKRPRPARRALLIALCLIPVIAVAAWQVLPPGRDQFATVSVSRGDIESSVTALGTLQPRRYVDVGAQASGQIQKIHVEVGDVVKEGQLLVEIDPSTQKAKLDAGRFSIENLKAQLQEQKAQHELAQQKYQRQQNLAAGGATREEDVQTARAELKATQARIDMFQAQIRQAEASLRSDQAELGYTRIYAPMAGTVVALDAREGQTLNAQQQTPLILRIAKLSPMTVWAEVSEADIGHVKPGMTAYFTTLSGGNRRWSSTVRQILPVPPKPLDQTSQGGGSPASTSKSGSARVVLYTVLLDVDNADNALMAEMTTQVFFVAHQAQNVLTAPVAALQGSTTANLQTAQVIAANGKIETREVRTGISDRLKVQILEGLNEGDHLVIGPATGSGG is encoded by the coding sequence ATGAAACGTCCCCGCCCCGCCCGACGCGCCCTGCTCATCGCTCTTTGCCTGATCCCCGTCATTGCCGTTGCAGCGTGGCAAGTCCTGCCGCCCGGCCGTGATCAATTCGCTACCGTCTCCGTCAGCCGGGGCGACATCGAGAGCAGCGTCACCGCGCTGGGCACCCTGCAACCACGGCGCTATGTGGACGTCGGCGCCCAGGCGTCGGGGCAGATCCAGAAAATCCACGTCGAAGTCGGTGACGTCGTCAAGGAAGGCCAGTTGCTGGTGGAGATCGATCCGTCCACGCAAAAGGCCAAACTCGACGCCGGGCGCTTCTCCATCGAAAACCTCAAGGCCCAATTGCAGGAACAAAAGGCCCAGCACGAACTGGCGCAGCAGAAGTACCAGCGCCAGCAGAATCTCGCCGCCGGCGGCGCGACCCGCGAAGAAGACGTGCAGACCGCCCGCGCCGAACTGAAAGCCACCCAGGCACGGATCGACATGTTCCAGGCCCAGATCCGTCAGGCCGAAGCCAGTCTGCGCAGCGATCAGGCCGAACTCGGCTACACCCGCATCTATGCGCCGATGGCCGGCACGGTGGTCGCCCTCGATGCCCGCGAAGGCCAGACCCTCAACGCCCAGCAGCAGACGCCGCTGATCCTGCGTATCGCCAAACTGTCGCCGATGACGGTGTGGGCCGAGGTCTCCGAAGCCGATATCGGCCACGTCAAACCGGGCATGACCGCCTACTTCACCACCCTCAGCGGCGGCAACCGGCGCTGGAGCAGCACCGTACGGCAGATCCTGCCGGTGCCGCCCAAACCGCTGGACCAGACCAGCCAGGGCGGCGGCAGCCCCGCCAGCACCAGTAAAAGCGGGAGCGCCCGCGTGGTGCTGTACACCGTGCTGCTGGACGTCGACAACGCCGACAACGCGCTGATGGCGGAAATGACCACGCAAGTCTTCTTCGTCGCCCACCAGGCGCAAAACGTGCTCACCGCGCCGGTTGCCGCGCTGCAGGGCAGCACCACCGCCAACTTGCAGACTGCGCAGGTGATCGCCGCCAACGGCAAGATCGAAACCCGCGAAGTGCGCACCGGCATCAGTGACCGCCTGAAAGTGCAGATTCTCGAAGGCCTCAACGAGGGCGATCACCTGGTGATCGGCCCGGCCACCGGCAGCGGAGGTTGA
- a CDS encoding sigma-70 family RNA polymerase sigma factor encodes MLENYYRELVCFLNARLGNRQVAEDVVHDAYLRVLERSSETPIEQPRAFLYRTALNLVIDDHRRNALRQVESLEVLDSEERYFTPSPHNTFDHGQRLEMLQRALAELSPLCRESFLLRKIEGLSHPEIAEHLGISKALVEKHIVNAMKHCRLRIKQWDAH; translated from the coding sequence ATGTTGGAAAACTACTATCGCGAGTTGGTGTGTTTCCTGAACGCCAGGCTCGGCAACCGTCAGGTGGCCGAAGACGTGGTGCATGACGCTTATCTGCGGGTGCTGGAGCGATCCAGCGAAACGCCGATCGAGCAGCCTCGGGCATTTCTCTATCGCACCGCACTCAATCTCGTGATCGACGACCATCGGCGCAATGCCCTGCGTCAGGTCGAATCGCTGGAAGTGCTCGACAGCGAAGAGCGTTACTTCACTCCATCCCCCCACAATACCTTCGATCACGGCCAGCGACTGGAGATGCTCCAGCGTGCCCTCGCTGAACTTTCGCCGCTGTGCCGCGAAAGTTTTCTGCTGCGCAAGATCGAAGGTCTGTCGCATCCCGAGATTGCCGAACACCTAGGGATTTCCAAGGCTCTGGTGGAAAAGCACATCGTCAACGCCATGAAACATTGCCGCCTGCGCATCAAACAATGGGATGCCCATTGA